From a single Glycine soja cultivar W05 chromosome 19, ASM419377v2, whole genome shotgun sequence genomic region:
- the LOC114400611 gene encoding binding partner of ACD11 1-like isoform X2, whose protein sequence is MQTRTVQVKQLSDLAGVREIHEFFSFSGEIEHVEILSEDGKSKTAYVTFKDPKALEIALLLSGATIVDQVVKITPAENYVPNREMEEVRVVENAINVAPSENSENVSLSIEEGKASPTNRRIYLSKAQDAVTSMLAKGSAIRQDAVNKAKAFDEKHQLTANASAKVISLDKRVGLTEKLTVGIAAVNQKVKSVDQRLQVSDKTMAAIIAAERKINNTGSAVKTSRYVTAGTAWFNGAFSKVAKAGHVASTKTREKFHLAVSNLTAKEPSVAAA, encoded by the exons ATGCAG ACGAGGACTGTTCAAGTTAAGCAGCTTTCAGATCTAGCTGGTGTGAGAGAGATTCACGAGTTCTTCTCCTTTTCTGGAGAAATCGAGCATGTTGAGATCCTGAG TGAAGATGGGAAATCAAAGACTGCATATGTGACATTTAAAGATCCCAAAGCCCTTGAAATTGCATTATTGTTGTCG GGAGCAACAATAGTAGACCAGGTTGTGAAGATAACTCCAGCTGAGAACTATGTACCAAATCGTGAAATGGAG GAAGTAAGGGTGGTGGAAAATGCTATAAATGTTGCTCCTTCTGAGAATTCTGAGAATGTCTCCTTGAGTATTGAG GAGGGGAAAGCCAGCCCCACCAATAGAAGAATCTACCTTAGTAAAGCACAAGATGCAGTTACAAGTATGCTGGCAAAAGGTTCAGCAATAAGACAAGATGCAGTGAACAAAGCTAAAGCATTTGATGAAAAGCATCAGTTGACTGCCAATGCATCTGCAAAGGTCATTTCTTTGGACAAGAGAGTTGGACTCACGGAGAAATTGACAGTAGGCATTGCTGCAGTGAACCAGAAAGTCAAGTCCGTGGATCAGAGGCTTCAGGTTTCAGATAAGACAATGGCAGCAATAATTGCAGCTGAGAGGAAGATAAATAACACTGGATCAGCTGTCAAAACAAGCAG ATATGTGACTGCTGGAACAGCATGGTTTAACGGTGCTTTTAGCAAGGTGGCAAAGGCTGGACATGTTGCAAGTACTAAAACTAGAGAAAAATTTCATTTGGCTGTTTCAAACTTGACAGCAAAG GAACCGTCAGTGGCTGCTGCATAG
- the LOC114400611 gene encoding binding partner of ACD11 1-like isoform X1, translating to MQVIETRTVQVKQLSDLAGVREIHEFFSFSGEIEHVEILSEDGKSKTAYVTFKDPKALEIALLLSGATIVDQVVKITPAENYVPNREMEEVRVVENAINVAPSENSENVSLSIEEGKASPTNRRIYLSKAQDAVTSMLAKGSAIRQDAVNKAKAFDEKHQLTANASAKVISLDKRVGLTEKLTVGIAAVNQKVKSVDQRLQVSDKTMAAIIAAERKINNTGSAVKTSRYVTAGTAWFNGAFSKVAKAGHVASTKTREKFHLAVSNLTAKEPSVAAA from the exons ATGCAGGTAATTGAG ACGAGGACTGTTCAAGTTAAGCAGCTTTCAGATCTAGCTGGTGTGAGAGAGATTCACGAGTTCTTCTCCTTTTCTGGAGAAATCGAGCATGTTGAGATCCTGAG TGAAGATGGGAAATCAAAGACTGCATATGTGACATTTAAAGATCCCAAAGCCCTTGAAATTGCATTATTGTTGTCG GGAGCAACAATAGTAGACCAGGTTGTGAAGATAACTCCAGCTGAGAACTATGTACCAAATCGTGAAATGGAG GAAGTAAGGGTGGTGGAAAATGCTATAAATGTTGCTCCTTCTGAGAATTCTGAGAATGTCTCCTTGAGTATTGAG GAGGGGAAAGCCAGCCCCACCAATAGAAGAATCTACCTTAGTAAAGCACAAGATGCAGTTACAAGTATGCTGGCAAAAGGTTCAGCAATAAGACAAGATGCAGTGAACAAAGCTAAAGCATTTGATGAAAAGCATCAGTTGACTGCCAATGCATCTGCAAAGGTCATTTCTTTGGACAAGAGAGTTGGACTCACGGAGAAATTGACAGTAGGCATTGCTGCAGTGAACCAGAAAGTCAAGTCCGTGGATCAGAGGCTTCAGGTTTCAGATAAGACAATGGCAGCAATAATTGCAGCTGAGAGGAAGATAAATAACACTGGATCAGCTGTCAAAACAAGCAG ATATGTGACTGCTGGAACAGCATGGTTTAACGGTGCTTTTAGCAAGGTGGCAAAGGCTGGACATGTTGCAAGTACTAAAACTAGAGAAAAATTTCATTTGGCTGTTTCAAACTTGACAGCAAAG GAACCGTCAGTGGCTGCTGCATAG